actgcgtgaaataatatcccacgggtagcctgaaaaagataaaaattagcagtattctgtagcgtcggtgtcagctgggcttaaaatctcactccgttggagagaggaggagagccaattgctcatctcgagtgcttgtcaaataagtgcacaatgctaaagttgacttgccgggggaaaggggggggggagccctccttaaaaaatagaagacgactccccctgcccctccccagactttcagccctggtcgcggaatagcacatcattggttaattaaagacaacgttttctttttatatctataggtggggttagtctttcagtcacagcgaaacgtatagtgatagacaaagtgatgattcacttacgtgtagtgcgttgataagcctacaaatacaaaggcgagaaggtgtgtggccagctcgttctgaatgcccacttctttttctaggcctcccatttcgactaggccatggactttgtctccttttttttcgtacgtcagtgcttgctttaaagacatttcatccacaatcaaagagcccattttttcctaacaaaaaaatgggggggggggggaattcactgttaacagacatgcgttatatatcggcggagacagttaattatataaataaccttctttgttgttccgtacatgacccataatttaacagaaatgattagggtttagagcaaacatagcgcactgccgtatactcttaaacaatacatcttacgttcgagtaatccttgccacaggtctggtccctgtttattcactttaaatcacttttcattcggctatactagcatgtattttgatcagtcaaacactgccgcgtgcgctgcttccttcgttattcgcgtgcatattgtaaataattctgatcgaagtaacgtacccgttcggacaagtgtgtgctttccgtgtgcagcctttgcttcattagcgacgaaacaactgctccagtacagtagccaatgtaacgcttcagtgtcatgcgacttggaagggtgaggcacccagacctccgcaacatttcgtacccgcagggtgatttagcttgccacattatggcctgcctgatggtcacctctttccaacggtgatttttctcacgcaggcattgcaattgctccttcaaaaattcagccttcttgtcgttctcgtccagcatttcctgatgatgaaagggcagttgaaatgcgtaaatcacgcgcaagataacatactggaagaaagcggaagtgcaggggagaatggaagcttgacccgctgaaacatcgtagagcagggaatgccggcgcatccaacaattcgacatttacgtactggacttgcccttgtcaagacaagtttagatgttgtgggagagtgagcaaacgtttacacacacgctactaaaggaggctgttgctgtcctgacaaagaatagtgcacctgattgtcgaaaccttgcatttggcatcattccttattcaacaattcataatcgcgagaaaagatatgcgtttactcttaagacaataatagatgtttcatgtcaccacgtggacattcaattgcagctatgctacattaatgaattgcgcaacttcagacttgcgtcatgttcagtaaccggccaccgactcacacatacggactagcggaaactgttcacttacactttccaaaccattccttcctttttgaatgcaatgctgctcgctcaagtttataaggcagacatcacatgtgcgtcaagcgtggcttcctgtacgagcataaaccgatcggcccatagcaccaacacaacacagcttgcaaattactgtctttccagttgtcagtccaatgtccctaattgtttgcgacgacagaaatttgaactcgttgttcgcaggataaaggaataaactcggggtgcgccaatcacgcaagggggtacacaccgaccttcgtatcttaaacacttgctcatgtgcgcgcttacccaccaaccttcttttattccgtgtccttatgtcaggcctacaccttcgtatgaccagaaagattgccagcatcggcgtacactaaaatgtcacgtaaatttatatgaagaagaaaatctataaacagagtttctctcgagcagacatcatgacagcggacttgtcatccttaaggctataattgtatttcagtctttcagaaaacaagcctgcttgtcgaaacgccgcctcgaaacaactttgctaaaactactgattaagcgagttggttcatgattattttcagtgtttgtgtgtgtgtaaacagcgattaaagaatgggaacaacccctgttcacaggttttttactgcaagcttccatcctcccctttctgacgtttcttacaaaaaagtatagggacactaagttaatagactgataaatgagtacctgataattctctatcgttcctgttccgatcatacgactattagaacagaaaaaattaagactaggtttaatgttctgagtttggcgaacaatcttcgacacgtgcacgtcgctttatgttgcgtcgctccttgtgtacttggccgcattggctgagaacatttctttgaaacttgctacttcagaccttgcatctactaacacagcagtcttagacattacctgaggccgtcaaagtatgacgtcactgctagccgatgcgcgagaacttaagggtagcatcgccacctttacaatctcttatagtttcgagaattccttcgctcaccggacgtcctctcgtagtacgggtgatgttgatagaattgacttactcctaaattgttattatgttcagagtcatttaaaattaagtgcgaatataaaaggattaatataacattcgtccactgacgtaactgcgtacctgcagcgttagagcgccattcgcctcggcgagggctttcatctcgaaaaaatctttctttagcttctctagctgtgaatgcaaattactgttcatttctttcagcctgctgcacttccgccgcaacgtcttagttgccgcgaccagggagcgcatcttcttcaaaccgatcgacgtttgcgacgtcatggagcgccgcactggcctcttctggtgttccccttgtataactgaactacagtcctccatgttgtcctgacttgatggaaaatgcaaccactcggcctcttgtgcagtttcaattgggttttcagaactatatacttccccaggctccgctgatgctcgctcttcttgagaagaatctgcgttggacgttcccctgttaagccgaaaaaatagcgaagcatgacagatatattgtcccgctaaacgcataagggaatactgctaacattattcttatccgttgttgtgttagacttcaagttttacttacagtatttttacttgtatgggtgccagcgttgtttccccctgcgttcgttttagccgctttttccgcggcattggatcttgcccacgtggatcaggagaagcgggaaataaggaaggcacggctgtgggcttcaacatcttccttttcgtcactgttctgtaatcttcagcggtaaaatgcaggctgcataccttcgaccggtcgctgggctcccagcgatgctttcctgaaccttcatcaaaggtaaaggcgtatacgcatggctagcaagattgcaaaataacagtccataacaccttttttgtaattaatttttccaaaatgtaacaagccaaatggggaggttaagaaaaagcatagccacgattttattctggggaagtacctgtatacccatttagtgcattttcatattttctcgcagcctttgtaaatgtctttttagatgactacattcgtcgattgatgtttagtgatggtacgtggtcgagtccagtggcatacttgaagccctttattcgaagagctcattggctatacaaggtttcataacaaagctgaatttcctaatggctgctcagtaacgaagcgcgacccaatacgacagagccgaaaccgaggcgcacttgagcgccttggtcttggtttagagcgcaaacctctaacctgtacaatgactccgccgttgacgacgatgacttcagtggtttttgttcttttgcattctccaaaacgaatctttgtcatgcatgatgtaatctcagatgcagcacgcacataaatagagtatctgtcgctgattattccaggttcctcatttcggtttcaccggctgggtctcttaaccctcacagagccgatgggctcattgcacgaaggacttcaattatgtcattatacccgaccgcctgccagccctatatagagtgaacagttaatcgccacatttcgttaccggcgtaacgtttctaattaccttaagtaagcttatacagaaacgaacaaagctgtatgggaagatagaggtttgagatgagaaatacatttgaccaaattcggtcgctaacttcagtgacacccagtgttcaagagttgtccatcgctaaacacacacacacacacacacacacacacacacacacacacacacacacacacacacacacacacacacacacagagagacaaactgtggaggcagcacgtaaatatttcatatcattaatttttttatggatttcggcggcatttgttgaggcagccttcgggaagggtgctcgaacccctcgcaacccaccgctacgcatttttacataatttacagatttcgtatatttacttttttcttgtgtgctatatttaaatttcttggcactatttgtggagcctgccatattagccgcggtactttaaaaaagctttcatgttttttagctcagtgaattagcataacacacggaaataaagtttactaaagcaccctggtgcttcttgctagcttgcaactcgttctgaattgaaacgactctcaaaaacacaagactcaccttttcttccaattgcctcgatccattcttcccgtatgtctgtggcaggaaactcgtgaaaacttactttactttgtttgccttgttccgatttgcaatatggcacgcagcaatacaccatacttacatttgaggtgtcagctcatctaaaaaaaaaaaactgcacgcggccactattagagctgactactgcagctatctgccgtctgcaagtttctgcacacgacctactgtgtttctgcgtatcttctgcaatttgtgtatgcgtatcgtctggaaccatcgtgattcagtgtgaacaatgaatgcctaacaatagtttttttatctcgttggactacgttttcattcaagaaatattttcataataaattttccttcatttgtagaaaagttcccgtctgcttgccactgtgaccctttgtgtgctttttttacggttctatttctgcttcaaacgtccacacgaatgcagccaactctgacgaggaatcatatcgctttatttgccatattttacacattcatacacaattcatgcacaataagaacgatttgcactgccacagcgatggctgaagcagacgacagcgaacaggtgctgcctagcgccacgccgctcgtaggtgacggccctagcggcagaaggtatgaactagaacgtgggcgctggaagaggtgctctctgggcaggtcaggagtgtagtaggtcatgattAAAAACACCTGCACGGTCTCCACCACGTGACTCCTTCCAACCAATCGACGCTCGCGATGGCTGAGTCAGTCTCGCGCTCTCTCCCCGGTTCTCGAACGTTCGCGAACACCACCGAAGCGAGCGCACGTCTGTGTAAAAGCGCGAGAGCGCGTTGCTCGAGGCATATTTCGACTTCTCGTCAGCCTCGATTACGAGCCTGAAGCCTCGCGTCTTCGTGAACGCAGCTCCCCGAATCGAACAGCAGTGATGGCCCTGTTTCCAATGCTGTACGGCGACAACTGGGGTCCCTCCGACTTCGCCCGGCGGTTCTTCAACGACGACTTCGGACGCACCTTCCTCGACGGTGAGCTGTTCGACCCTCCGTTCTTCCACCAGCGGTTTTACCTGGAACCCAGCCGGTCGGGCCGTGCCGCTGCCGAACTCCGGAACCAGACCGGCGATGCGGTTGCCTGCACTGGCGACAAGTTCGCCATCAACGTGGACACCCGGCACTTCTCGCCCGAAGAGATCACCGTCAAGACCAAGGACAACAGCGTCATCATCCACGGCAAGCACGAGGAGAAGTCCGACGACCGCGGCTGCTACGTGAAGCGCGAGTTCACCCGCCGCTACGTGCTGCCCGAAGACGTCGACCCGCAGTCGGTGAAGTGCCAGCTGACCCCGACGGGCTACCTCGCCCTGGAAGCTCCTCGCAAGAACCCGGCTCCCAAGGTGGACAAGAGCAAGCCGATCCCCATCGAGGTCCGTCACGAGTCCAGTGCCAGCGGCGACAAGAAGTGAGCCCGATCCATGAATTTCTCACTTCTCCGTGCTAAAGTTCCTTCTGTTTCGGTGAGACTGACCTCGGTGAAAGAAGAGTCCAGGGACCTGAACGCCGCAGAGCTAGCGGCCACATCGTGTAACCAGAGCGGGAAGCATAAGTTAAGAGCTGGCCTCTAAGCAAGCTTCCCCcggaactgtttttttttttgtactatgAACATTTGTAgtgctcaaagtttcatgtttGTTGTGCTGTTAATAAATTAAGTTCCTTTGTGCTATTCAAGTGTGTGCTGTGTTCTGTGCGTCAGTGTGAACCGCCCAACCGAGTAATTTCACTGGTGAGTGCTTCACTGCTAACTCTTCGCTGTGGTAGTTATGTATTCTCTCGCATAGGCAAAGTTTATGAAAGAGCAGCTATGAATAGAAGGATGCTGAACTACTTGTTGCATAAGCACACCCTCAGGGCAGACCTTCAACTAAGCATTATTGCGTTTCTCATGCAACCCGCCTAATTAGATTCATGGTGGATAAAGCAAAGGTGTCATGTCTGTATTTTGAGCACAGTTTTGAAATTTGAAGCTATCTACAATGTTATGGCCTCTAATAGCCTTGTGTATAGTATGGTCAACGATAATGCAATCTTTGCCTACCTTGCACTCATTGGCCCAGTTGTGCTCCGGCAAATACTACAACCTTCACATGCAAAGCTGTCTGTGATGTAGCACACACTGCATCAGAAACTAAcatgctgtgaaaaaaaaaaaaaaaaacgctgtaggAAAGCGAATTTTGTTGAATGGGACACTACATACCAACACCTCACACAACAGTGCCTTGAAGTCTCATCGTATGTTAAGCCAAAAATACATTCCTGTTAATTTTTGGCATTTAATGTAGCAAATGTACACAAGCCTAACAAAAGGTAGGTCAAGATGGTCTGCTGCAAACATCTATTGTCAAATGTACATTTCTTGCCATCTTTATTGCCTTTTAGAcagctcataaaaaaaaaaaattaaatctgAGGTGGTACTTAGTACTGCAGTGTACATGTGAGAAGAAACTCCAAATCAGTTTGGGTCGAGTATTGTGTCATAACATAGTGTGCCTTTCGTAAGACCAAACAGCGAAAACCTTGCACTTAATCTGTAGCACTCGTGCTTTTGCTGTCTATCATGTGTTTCAGAATTCTAATCTATTTCTAGGCATTTTTTACAGTGCCGTATGAATAAATGAACTATTACTCTACTTTGCAAAAGGAGAAAAGGGATTTCAGAGTTGATCTGTACTGTTTAAAATGTAACTTACTAGGTACGAAGCATCTCGAAGAGGCTAAATTGATGCCTTGATATCTCAAGCACATGCATAAGCCTTCCAGCTGAAGGATGCACCCGACACTGTCATAACGTTGACAGGGTGTGGAGCCCACATAGGAGTTTCAAGGCACGCCAGCACCAACATGTAGGAAAAGGTTTCTGTAGCACTTCTCCCATGCTAAGTCATCATCTTTTATTTTCCCTTAAAGGCCCCTgttggggtattacataagggggagggtaacatagaaagttagacATGAGACTCGTGAGGTTACCAATTTGAAACACACATCTCGGTGAAACAGATTACCAGTTTAGGTGCAAAATAACATTACAATTTAACGAGACATGAAGAACAGTGTAAGGTGGTAATGAATATTACTGCGTGAGGTGATCAGTAAGCAACTGCTTAAACACAATGGGCCATGTTAGAGTATGTaaccatatttttttatttattcaatactacAGACTCAAAATCCAAGCAGGGTGGTAATACATATACAAATATAAGTAAAATAATTGCAAAACTAAACAATAAAGGGCGAAGAGGGTTGTCTGGTAGGGTgattattcatcacatgtatcaGTAAGACAGTTACATTCACATATTGTTCTTGGAAAGTCTTATCATTTGTCTTCATTGGCATATTGTATGTTCTATACTGGATCAATACATCTCGCTGCCAGCGATCTGTTTCTGTTAAACccctacatctttttttttttttgccagctgtTCAACACAGGTCTAGGAATTTCCCAATTTGATGCCGTCATCCAGTTCTCAGCCACTCAAATGCTCTTGCTGCATCTTGGTACCAACTCTTAATGCAAAGAAAACAAGAGTAATCAATCCTACACCAATATATCCTGATTATTATCACTTTTCCATTACCTACAGCAG
This genomic interval from Rhipicephalus microplus isolate Deutch F79 chromosome 10, USDA_Rmic, whole genome shotgun sequence contains the following:
- the LOC119185002 gene encoding alpha-crystallin A chain, with product MALFPMLYGDNWGPSDFARRFFNDDFGRTFLDGELFDPPFFHQRFYLEPSRSGRAAAELRNQTGDAVACTGDKFAINVDTRHFSPEEITVKTKDNSVIIHGKHEEKSDDRGCYVKREFTRRYVLPEDVDPQSVKCQLTPTGYLALEAPRKNPAPKVDKSKPIPIEVRHESSASGDKK